One region of Chlorobiota bacterium genomic DNA includes:
- a CDS encoding HAD-IC family P-type ATPase, giving the protein MPTTQPPNAQFLAASFAHPSSHVAESLGVNLEQGLTDGAVAQMRAQYGSNALPQPKQKSKLLLFLEQFNNPLIFILFGAAALTIVVSDVGEAITIFVVVIFNAIIGFVQEQRASQRLKAVMNLTAPTARVVRNGTQLSIPAEELVVGDLVMLESGVRVPADLRLAETIELTVDESMLTGESLPVLKKANQQLPERISLGDKITMAFAGTTVRKGRAKGLVVGVGEFSEIGKISKGVAEAQDTSSPLQERLEKFGKVMAIAIAAVIGTIFTVGLLRGYETTQMLLTSIGLAVSAIPEGLPIAVTVALSIGVYQMARQKAIVRRMRAVETLGSTTVICSDKTGTLTRNQMTTVAVATDDRIYQLTGGGYQPDGNLLDDADEPITPTPGTPLFWALQIGLLCTESSFATNSDGSRELLGDPTEGAMIVAAEKARIARSILGTWASQTALPFESEQMFMVTQIDGAEGSFYLIKGSVEKVLAMCSRELRSEGEKPLEMAWIEERQKQFSHRGLRVIATAYLPIDPASPPDPTTLGGCVFAGLHGIEDPPRDEARTAIADAHNAGIKVVMITGDHVATAVSIARQLNIKTGQQVRAVPGVQLEEMSDDDLYERVNTTDVYARVAPEHKLRIVRQLQRHGHVVAMTGDGVNDAPALKQADIGVAMGSGTDVAKEASALVVQDDNFATIVSAIRYGRVMFRNLQHMVLYVLSTSTGGVLTLTAAVFLDFALPILAVQLLWINLVTDGTSTIPLAYEKEHGDTMKEQPRRRSEGLVSVKMAERILGSALIMMFGTLIVFEVVLAQYGYTALSKDISADALAYARTAAFTTLALFQIWNVHNSRALDHSIFQIGFLANRPLLAVTILALLLQVAAVQLPFMHSLMKTVPLQAETWLLCVGTSLSLIVLVEIRKWVGRFVVRVKEGHGGAAAAP; this is encoded by the coding sequence ATGCCAACAACTCAGCCTCCGAACGCGCAATTTCTTGCCGCCAGTTTTGCACATCCATCCAGCCATGTGGCCGAATCCCTGGGGGTGAATCTTGAGCAAGGGCTAACCGATGGAGCCGTTGCCCAGATGCGCGCCCAGTATGGAAGCAACGCACTTCCACAACCGAAACAGAAATCGAAATTGCTGCTGTTCCTGGAGCAGTTCAACAACCCGCTGATCTTTATCCTGTTTGGCGCGGCGGCCTTAACGATTGTGGTAAGCGATGTGGGGGAGGCCATCACCATCTTCGTTGTGGTGATCTTCAACGCGATTATCGGGTTTGTGCAGGAACAACGCGCAAGCCAGCGGCTGAAAGCCGTGATGAACCTTACCGCCCCCACCGCCCGTGTGGTCCGCAACGGAACGCAGCTATCTATCCCCGCCGAGGAGCTTGTGGTGGGGGATTTGGTGATGCTGGAAAGCGGCGTGCGGGTTCCCGCGGACCTGCGATTGGCCGAGACAATTGAGCTGACGGTGGATGAATCTATGCTGACCGGCGAGTCGCTTCCGGTGCTGAAAAAAGCCAACCAGCAGCTTCCCGAACGGATTTCTTTGGGGGATAAAATCACCATGGCCTTTGCCGGAACCACCGTCAGGAAAGGGCGCGCAAAGGGGTTGGTGGTTGGCGTGGGGGAGTTCTCCGAGATTGGAAAGATCAGCAAAGGCGTTGCCGAAGCGCAAGACACCAGCTCGCCGTTGCAGGAGCGGCTGGAGAAGTTCGGAAAAGTGATGGCCATTGCGATTGCTGCGGTCATCGGGACCATCTTCACCGTTGGGCTGCTTCGTGGCTACGAGACCACGCAGATGCTGCTGACCTCGATTGGCCTTGCTGTTTCGGCAATCCCGGAAGGCCTGCCGATTGCGGTGACGGTGGCGCTTTCCATTGGCGTTTATCAGATGGCACGCCAGAAAGCAATCGTCCGGCGGATGCGTGCGGTGGAGACGCTTGGCTCAACCACCGTCATCTGCTCGGACAAAACCGGGACCCTAACCCGCAACCAGATGACCACCGTGGCGGTTGCCACCGACGACCGCATCTACCAACTGACCGGAGGGGGGTATCAGCCCGATGGAAACTTGCTGGATGATGCCGACGAGCCGATAACCCCAACCCCAGGGACCCCGCTCTTTTGGGCGTTGCAAATCGGACTGCTTTGCACCGAATCCTCCTTTGCCACCAACAGCGACGGAAGCCGCGAACTGCTTGGCGACCCCACCGAAGGGGCAATGATTGTGGCTGCCGAAAAAGCCCGCATCGCCAGGTCAATCCTGGGCACGTGGGCTTCGCAGACGGCGTTGCCGTTCGAGTCGGAACAGATGTTTATGGTGACGCAGATTGATGGCGCAGAAGGAAGTTTTTATCTGATAAAAGGCTCGGTGGAAAAGGTGCTGGCGATGTGCAGCCGTGAGCTACGGAGCGAAGGGGAGAAGCCGTTGGAGATGGCCTGGATTGAGGAACGCCAGAAGCAATTCTCGCACCGTGGATTGCGGGTGATTGCCACCGCCTATCTTCCGATTGACCCTGCTTCGCCCCCCGACCCCACAACGCTTGGCGGTTGCGTTTTTGCCGGGCTGCATGGAATCGAGGACCCCCCGCGCGACGAAGCCCGCACGGCGATTGCCGATGCCCACAATGCCGGAATCAAAGTGGTGATGATTACCGGGGACCACGTGGCAACTGCCGTCTCGATTGCACGCCAGCTAAACATCAAAACCGGGCAGCAAGTGCGTGCGGTTCCTGGGGTGCAGCTGGAGGAGATGAGCGATGATGACCTGTACGAACGGGTGAACACCACCGATGTCTATGCCCGGGTTGCGCCGGAGCATAAGCTGCGGATTGTCCGGCAGCTTCAGCGTCACGGCCATGTGGTGGCCATGACCGGCGACGGCGTGAACGACGCGCCCGCGCTGAAACAGGCCGACATCGGCGTGGCAATGGGGAGCGGAACCGACGTGGCCAAAGAAGCATCGGCACTGGTGGTGCAGGATGACAATTTTGCCACCATCGTCTCGGCAATTCGCTACGGACGGGTGATGTTCCGCAATCTTCAGCACATGGTGCTGTACGTCCTTTCCACCAGCACCGGCGGCGTGCTGACGCTGACCGCTGCGGTCTTCCTTGATTTCGCGCTTCCGATACTGGCCGTCCAGCTTCTGTGGATCAACCTTGTCACCGACGGGACCAGCACCATCCCGCTGGCCTATGAGAAAGAACACGGCGACACGATGAAGGAGCAACCGCGCCGGCGTTCGGAGGGATTGGTCAGCGTAAAAATGGCCGAGCGAATTTTGGGAAGCGCGCTGATTATGATGTTCGGCACGTTGATTGTGTTCGAGGTGGTGCTGGCCCAATACGGCTACACCGCTTTGTCGAAAGATATTTCCGCCGACGCGTTGGCCTACGCCCGCACCGCCGCGTTTACCACGTTAGCGTTGTTCCAAATCTGGAACGTTCATAATTCCCGCGCGCTGGATCACTCAATATTCCAGATTGGATTTCTTGCCAACCGCCCGCTGTTGGCCGTAACGATTTTGGCATTGCTGCTGCAGGTCGCGGCCGTCCAGCTTCCATTTATGCACAGCTTGATGAAAACCGTTCCGCTGCAGGCCGAAACGTGGCTGTTGTGCGTTGGCACCAGTTTGTCGTTGATAGTCTTGGTGGAAATTCGGAAATGGGTGGGGCGGTTTGTTGTGCGGGTGAAGGAGGGGCATGGCGGCGCGGCAGCTGCTCCATAA